A part of Aegilops tauschii subsp. strangulata cultivar AL8/78 chromosome 2, Aet v6.0, whole genome shotgun sequence genomic DNA contains:
- the LOC109780929 gene encoding uncharacterized protein — protein sequence MHPHLTLHRHPMCAEIIEEFQKCHVDHPIKKFFGECTDLKIKLDRCFRQEKAVKRKANFEESKKFKERLQAYKKEMAEKENES from the exons ATGCATCCCCATCTAACCCTACACAGGCATCCTATGTGTGCTGAG ATTATTGAAGAATTCCAGAAGTGCCATGTGGATCACCCCATCAAAAAATTCTTTGGTGAATGCACAGATCTTAAGATTAAGCTTGATCGGTGCTTCCGGCAGGAG AAAGCTGTGAAGAGAAAGGCAAACTTTGAAGAGAGCAAGAAATTTAAAGAAAGGTTGCAGGCTTATAAAAAGGAAATGGCCGAGAAAGAAAATGAATCATAG
- the LOC109780927 gene encoding haloacid dehalogenase-like hydrolase domain-containing protein At4g39970, with protein MPPMGMASTSLLAPTSFAPAAVAATARRSFFSHRPTSSLPAVRLRLTRTSSLVASASASPPRSLDALIFDCDGVILESEHLHRQAYNDAFAHFGVRCPPAADADTPLYWDEAFYDDLQNRIGGGKPKMRWYFGENGWPTSKILETAPSSDEDREKLVDVIQDWKTERYKAIIKSGTVEPRPGVLRLMDEVKGAGIKLAVCSAATKSSVVLCLENLLGLERFNGLDCFLAGDDVKMKKPDPSIYITAAKKLGLESKNCLVVEDSVIGLQAAKGAGMSCIITYTPSTANQDFKDAIATYPDLSNVRLEDLKLLLQESLVTG; from the exons ATGCCTCCCATGGGCATGGCGTCCACTTCCCTTCTCGCCCCCACCTCCTTCGCCCCGGCCGCCGTCGCTGCCACGGCTCGCCGCAGCTTCTTCAGCCACCGCCCCACTTCCAGCCTCCCCGCGGTCCGCCTCCGCCTCACCCGCACGTCCTCGCTCGTCGCCTCCGCCTCGGCTTCCCCGCCGCGGTCGCTCGACGCCCTGATCTTCGACTGCGACGGCGTCATACTGGAGTCGGAGCACCTCCACCGGCAGGCCTACAACGACGCCTTCGCGCACTTCGGGGTCCGCTGCCCGCCCGCGGCCGACGCCGACACGCCGCTGTACTGGGACGAGGCCTTCTATGACGACCTCCAGAACCGCATCGGCGGCGGGAAGCCCAAGATGCGATG GTACTTTGGAGAAAATGGGTGGCCTACTTCAAAGATATTGGAGACAGCACCTTCAAGTGACGAAGACAGGGAGAAGTTAGTTGACGTTATTCAG GACTGGAAAACAGAGAGGTACAAAGCAATAATCAAATCTGGAACT GTGGAGCCTAGACCTGGTGTTTTGCGGCTGATGGATGAAGTTAAGGGTGCG GGCATCAAGCTTGCTGTTTGCTCTGCGGCAACTAAAAGTTCAGTGGTGTTGTGTCTTGAAAATCTTCTTGGACTT GAAAGATTCAATGGTCTGGACTGCTTCCTCGCCG GCGATGATGTTAAAATGAAAAAACCCGATCCATCGATATATATTACAGCAGCAAAG AAACTAGGTTTGGAAAGCAAGAACTGCCTTGTAGTAGAAGACAGTGTCATTGGACTACAA GCAGCAAAAGGAGCAGGAATGTCATGTATAATAACATACACACCTTCAACTGCTAACCAA GATTTCAAGGATGCAATTGCAACCTATCCCGACCTTAGTAATGTGAG GCTTGAGGACCTGAAGCTACTGCTCCAAGAATCTCTCGTCACTGGATAG
- the LOC109780926 gene encoding protein DUF642 L-GALACTONO-1,4-LACTONE-RESPONSIVE GENE 2 has protein sequence MVLNGALFLLVCAAARAAASGGDGPLLNGNFEQAPNRSQMNGSRVTGKYAIPHWKATGFVEYIECGAKQDHMVLVVPEGRHAVRLGTESSIEHQLSVTRGKYYSVTFSAARTCAQSEKLRVSIVPGDVSGGELPVQTVYTSSGWDSYAWAFKAQQGVVSLIIHHGDDQVDDPACGPIVDAVAIRMLNPPHATHQNMLINGDFEEGPYMTPGSPWGVLVPPMDEDATSPLPGWAIMSHSKVVKYIDAAHFRVPHGSRAVELVAGVEVALLQEVATVPGRSYRLQFSVGDAGNRCAASPMSVQVATAYGSKRVSYESHGTGGHVRDKLDFKAEGNSTRVVFYSTGYHTASDRSGTLCGPVVDDVSLVSVSHPHARRLLR, from the exons ATGGTGCTCAACGGCGCCCTGTTCTTGCTCGTCTGCGCGGCTGCTCGAGCTGCTGCGTCGGGCGGAGACG GCCCGCTGCTGAACGGGAACTTCGAGCAGGCGCCGAACAGGTCGCAGATGAACGGCTCGAGGGTGACGGGGAAGTACGCGATCCCGCACTGGAAGGCCACCGGGTTCGTGGAGTACATCGAGTGCGGCGCGAAGCAGGACCACATGGTCCTCGTAGTGCCTGAGGGCAGGCACGCCGTGCGGCTGGGCACGGAATCCTCGATCGAGCACCAGCTCAGCGTGACGCGGGGCAAGTACTACTCCGTCACCTTCAGCGCGGCGCGCACCTGCGCCCAGTCCGAGAAGCTGCGCGTGTCGATCGTCCCCGGCGACGTCTCCGGCGGCGAGCTCCCCGTCCAGACGGTGTACACCAGCAGCGGCTGGGACTCGTACGCCTGGGCCTTCAAGGCCCAGCAGGGCGTCGTGTCGCTCATCATCCACCACGGGGACGACCAGGTGGACGACCCCGCCTGCGGCCCCATCGTCGACGCCGTCGCCATCAGAATGCTCAACCCTCCCCACGCCACCCACC AGAACATGCTGATCAACGGGGACTTCGAGGAGGGGCCGTACATGACCCCGGGGTCGCCGTGGGGGGTGCTGGTGCCGCCCATGGACGAGGACGCCACGTCGCCGCTGCCGGGGTGGGCGATCATGTCCCACTCCAAGGTGGTCAAGTACATCGACGCGGCGCACTTCCGGGTGCCGCACGGCTCCCGCGCCGTGGAGCTGGTGGCCGGCGTGGAGGTGGCGCTGCTGCAGGAGGTGGCCACCGTGCCCGGCAGGTCCTACAGGCTGCAGTTCTCGGTGGGCGACGCCGGCAACAGGTGCGCGGCGTCGCCCATGAGCGTGCAGGTGGCCACGGCGTACGGGAGCAAGCGCGTGTCGTACGAGTCCCACGGCACCGGCGGCCACGTGCGCGACAAACTCGACTTCAAGGCGGAGGGGAACAGCACCCGGGTGGTGTTCTACAGCACGGGCTACCACACCGCGTCCGACCGCAGCGGCACGCTCTGCGGCCCCGTCGTCGACGACGTCTCCCTCGTCAGTGTTTCGCACCCGCATGCTCGCCGGTTGCTCCGCTGA
- the LOC109780925 gene encoding chitinase 5, producing MAKSPMAILALGLAAVVLSGAGLASGDPVESVVTDAFFDGIKSQAADGGCPGKSFYTRQFFLDGAQANPDFGKGGTSDDGKREIAAFFAHFTHETGYMCYIEEKDGASQNYCDTNYPLWPCTSGKAYYGRGPLQLTWNYNYGAAGQKLGFNGLDNPEKVAQDPALTFQAAFWFWMTNVHQVVPQGFGETSRKINSGECNGGNAPAMNARANYYVEYCKQFGVDPGNNLTC from the exons ATGGCGAAGTCGCCCATGGCGATCCTGGCTCTCGGGCTAGCAGCAGTAGTCCTATCTGGCGCCGGACTGGCGAGCGGCGATCCCGTGGAGAGCGTCGTCACCGACGCGTTCTTCGACGGGATCAAGTCCCAGGCCGCCGACGGCGGGTGCCCCGGCAAGAGCTTTTACACGCGCCAGTTTTTCCTGGACGGCGCCCAGGCGAACCCCGACTTCGGGAAAGGCGGCACCAGCGACGACGGCAAGAGGGAGATAGCCGCCTTCTTCGCCCACTTCACCCACGAGACTGGAT ACATGTGCTACATCGAGGAGAAGGACGGGGCGAGCCAGAACTACTGCGACACGAATTACCCGCTGTGGCCGTGTACCTCGGGGAAGGCGTACTACGGGCGCGGGCCGCTGCAGCTGACGTGGAACTACAACTACGGGGCGGCGGGGCAGAAGCTCGGCTTCAACGGGCTCGACAACCCGGAGAAGGTGGCGCAGGACCCGGCGTTGACGTTCCAGGCGGCGTTCTGGTTCTGGATGACCAACGTGCATCAGGTCGTGCCGCAGGGGTTCGGCGAGACGAGCAGGAAAATCAACAGTGGCGAGTGCAACGGCGGGAACGCGCCGGCGATGAACGCGCGGGCGAACTACTACGTGGAGTACTGCAAGCAGTTCGGGGTCGACCCGGGGAACAACCTCACTTGCTAG